In Candidatus Eisenbacteria bacterium, a single window of DNA contains:
- a CDS encoding MGMT family protein, whose translation MTSKRSYTSPQSNAESGLYERIYNVVRKIPKGKVTNYGHIAIIVGECTPRMVGYAMASVPFGSNVPWQRVVNSKGEVSARRGGDGAFHQREQLEAEGVVFDEAGRIDLKKFGWAGPGPRQRL comes from the coding sequence ATGACTTCGAAGCGAAGTTATACATCCCCACAATCGAATGCCGAATCCGGACTCTATGAAAGGATCTACAATGTCGTGCGGAAGATTCCAAAAGGAAAGGTAACCAATTACGGACACATTGCCATCATTGTCGGTGAGTGTACGCCGCGGATGGTCGGCTATGCGATGGCTTCGGTGCCCTTCGGATCCAATGTCCCTTGGCAAAGAGTCGTTAACAGCAAGGGAGAAGTCAGCGCGAGAAGGGGCGGCGACGGGGCCTTTCATCAGAGGGAACAGCTTGAGGCCGAAGGTGTTGTATTTGACGAGGCCGGCAGAATCGATCTAAAAAAATTCGGATGGGCAGGGCCGGGTCCTAGGCAAAGGCTGTGA
- a CDS encoding SMP-30/gluconolactonase/LRE family protein — MQMAGFGVKWKEIGVTKHHWISFDMIVIFSCLSILYLAPGSHAEIIDFKSDQWIMRNAQIVEHLGRECLMGFAYLKDVEFDNGTIEVDFAVTRSVSYPGIIFRVQSDQNMERLYIRPHRAGLYEDALQYTPTINGVAGWQLYNGSGFTTGVDFPVDEWVHLKVEVLDEQARVFVNNSDEPALVIDYLQHGISKGTVGVLGPADGTAYFSNFSYTIDNSLEFVPTLEIDTPPGTITNWEVSQSYKLSEIDLETYYGIQNITEIKWKPVESDATGLVDIARSNGRSGGEPDVVFAKTTIRADADKIMELQYGYSDVVTIFLNGEVLAFGNSGYKQRDSSFLGVVGLNDGVYLRLKKGENELVLVIAESFGGWGFICRDGDAFYQSENLVEVMETTGDFLTPECVVYDKDRQALFVSNFDIYNKARTSGGQYITKLTMDGVVDNLKWHAGLNKPTGLAIHGNYLYIVDRTTLSLIDIIAMKEARRVEIPGAEFPNDIDIDENGAAYISDSNRGMIYKFTDDGFEEWFWGEEVQNPNGILVYNGKLYYGNNGDNSVKAVSLTTREAETIAKLKPGNIDGIQMTSKGDLLVSHWEGRIYRISLAGEVEKILDLSVLGVNTADFEYIPEKEMIAVPTFRDNRVVGYTLSD, encoded by the coding sequence ATGCAGATGGCCGGATTCGGCGTCAAATGGAAGGAGATTGGTGTGACGAAGCATCATTGGATATCATTTGATATGATCGTTATCTTCTCCTGCTTGTCGATTTTGTACTTAGCTCCCGGCTCGCATGCGGAGATCATAGACTTCAAATCCGATCAATGGATTATGCGAAATGCGCAAATTGTGGAACATTTGGGCAGAGAATGCCTGATGGGATTCGCCTACTTAAAAGATGTTGAATTCGACAACGGTACAATCGAAGTCGATTTCGCTGTCACCAGATCCGTCTCGTATCCAGGCATTATTTTTAGGGTTCAATCAGATCAAAATATGGAACGGCTCTACATTCGTCCCCATAGGGCGGGGCTTTATGAAGATGCGCTTCAATACACTCCCACGATCAATGGAGTTGCGGGATGGCAGTTATACAACGGAAGCGGATTTACCACCGGCGTGGATTTTCCAGTCGATGAATGGGTTCACTTGAAAGTGGAAGTATTGGATGAGCAGGCAAGGGTTTTTGTGAACAATTCGGATGAGCCGGCATTGGTCATTGATTATTTGCAGCATGGGATCAGTAAGGGCACGGTCGGTGTATTGGGTCCCGCCGACGGCACCGCCTATTTCTCGAACTTCTCTTATACCATCGACAATTCATTGGAGTTTGTCCCCACTCTTGAAATTGACACACCGCCCGGAACGATCACCAATTGGGAGGTGTCGCAGTCCTATAAATTGAGCGAAATCGATCTGGAAACCTATTACGGGATTCAAAATATCACTGAGATCAAGTGGAAACCCGTCGAAAGCGATGCAACGGGGCTTGTTGATATTGCCCGATCCAATGGCAGATCAGGCGGCGAACCTGATGTTGTGTTCGCAAAAACTACGATTCGTGCAGATGCCGACAAAATCATGGAACTTCAATACGGTTACAGCGATGTCGTAACGATCTTTCTGAACGGTGAGGTTTTGGCCTTCGGAAACAGTGGATACAAGCAAAGAGATTCCTCCTTCCTGGGTGTTGTTGGCTTGAATGACGGGGTCTATCTACGGCTTAAAAAGGGGGAAAACGAACTCGTTCTGGTGATTGCCGAGAGTTTCGGCGGCTGGGGATTCATTTGCCGCGACGGCGATGCCTTCTATCAAAGTGAAAACCTGGTGGAGGTCATGGAAACAACTGGAGATTTCTTGACGCCGGAATGTGTTGTTTATGACAAAGACAGACAAGCGCTCTTTGTTTCGAATTTCGATATTTACAATAAGGCCAGAACCAGTGGCGGACAATATATCACCAAGCTGACGATGGATGGTGTTGTAGACAATTTGAAATGGCATGCGGGTCTAAATAAACCAACAGGACTTGCGATTCACGGGAATTACCTCTACATTGTGGACAGAACGACTCTTTCTCTTATTGACATCATCGCCATGAAAGAGGCGAGACGGGTCGAAATTCCGGGAGCTGAATTTCCCAATGATATCGATATTGATGAAAATGGCGCGGCCTATATATCCGATTCCAACCGCGGGATGATCTATAAATTTACGGATGACGGGTTTGAGGAATGGTTTTGGGGCGAAGAGGTGCAGAATCCCAACGGGATTCTTGTTTATAACGGCAAACTCTATTATGGAAACAATGGAGACAATTCGGTAAAGGCTGTCTCGTTGACGACCAGGGAGGCGGAAACGATCGCCAAGTTAAAGCCGGGAAATATAGACGGTATTCAGATGACAAGCAAAGGTGATCTGTTGGTCTCTCATTGGGAAGGAAGGATTTATAGGATCAGTCTTGCGGGAGAAGTGGAAAAGATCCTCGATCTTTCTGTATTGGGCGTTAACACGGCGGATTTTGAATATATTCCGGAAAAGGAAATGATCGCCGTTCCCACTTTTAGAGATAATCGAGTCGTGGGATATACACTTTCAGATTAA
- a CDS encoding GNAT family N-acetyltransferase, which translates to MKNNIHPESSLNIRRGKSKDAVRIVELSRQLGYLVGLEIVEDSLARLRRDRNHCVFVAEKAGFVVGWIQIGIRLLLMAGMEAEIEGLVVDEEYRRQGIGVALVRQAEEWATDRKMGAIRVRSNIIREGAHEFYKNDGYQRIKTQEIYRKDLK; encoded by the coding sequence ATGAAGAATAATATCCATCCAGAAAGCTCCCTGAATATCAGAAGGGGCAAATCAAAAGATGCAGTACGGATTGTGGAACTGAGTCGACAGCTCGGATATCTTGTTGGCCTGGAAATTGTGGAAGACTCACTCGCCCGTCTCCGGCGTGACCGGAATCATTGTGTATTCGTTGCGGAGAAAGCCGGTTTTGTCGTTGGATGGATTCAAATCGGAATTCGGCTGCTTCTTATGGCCGGTATGGAAGCGGAAATTGAAGGATTGGTGGTTGATGAGGAGTACCGCCGCCAGGGGATTGGTGTTGCGTTGGTTCGGCAAGCTGAGGAATGGGCGACAGACCGGAAGATGGGCGCTATACGGGTCCGCTCGAATATTATTCGCGAGGGCGCGCATGAGTTTTACAAAAATGACGGCTATCAGAGAATCAAGACGCAAGAAATTTATCGGAAGGATCTGAAATAG
- a CDS encoding phosphoribosylanthranilate isomerase: MTCHIKICCIQSQAEAKLAFEAGANSLGLVSEMPDGPGPIPENDIIKIVERAPAGVETVLLTCFTKIDEIFSQHCRVNTKAIQLCAPTTESTRLALKTMLKDVRILQVVHVTGPHAVSEAIQAAIGASAILLDSGGILPGAPQLGGTGLTHDWMISRKIVEISEIPVYLAGGLNPANVAEAIQRVKPFGVDVCSGVRDGVRLNPLKLHTFIGEVRSACQTAL; encoded by the coding sequence ATAACGTGTCACATCAAGATCTGCTGTATCCAGTCGCAAGCGGAGGCGAAACTTGCTTTTGAAGCGGGTGCAAACTCTCTGGGCCTGGTTTCTGAGATGCCCGATGGTCCCGGTCCAATCCCCGAAAACGATATTATAAAAATCGTGGAACGAGCCCCCGCCGGCGTGGAAACGGTTCTCCTGACCTGTTTTACAAAAATAGATGAGATATTTTCACAGCACTGCCGGGTAAATACTAAGGCGATTCAGCTTTGTGCGCCGACTACCGAATCGACGAGGTTGGCGTTGAAGACAATGCTGAAAGATGTGAGAATTCTCCAGGTCGTTCATGTCACGGGGCCTCATGCTGTCAGTGAGGCGATCCAAGCCGCCATTGGGGCCAGCGCGATTTTACTGGACTCGGGCGGTATCCTTCCCGGAGCGCCCCAACTGGGCGGGACCGGTCTGACACATGATTGGATGATCAGCAGAAAGATTGTTGAGATCAGCGAGATACCTGTTTATTTGGCAGGTGGTCTTAATCCGGCAAATGTTGCCGAAGCTATACAACGGGTAAAACCATTTGGTGTCGATGTCTGTTCAGGCGTACGAGACGGTGTGCGGCTGAATCCATTAAAACTTCATACCTTTATCGGAGAAGTGCGCAGCGCTTGTCAAACGGCGCTGTAG
- a CDS encoding manganese efflux pump MntP family protein translates to MVILEIIAIAIGLSLDAVAVSLAAAAAGYSNSRGAIFRLAFHFGLFQALMPLIGWLIGEQVVGWAARIDHWIAFGLLAFVGFRMIRSGWRPAASLSYDPTRGKMLVLLSLATSIDALAVGLSLAMVGVSIVLPCLLIGLVTATLSLMAIYLGSRIGARFGKRMEIAGGIILVLIGLRILVSHFVA, encoded by the coding sequence ATGGTCATTCTCGAGATAATCGCGATCGCTATTGGTTTATCGTTGGATGCCGTAGCCGTGTCTCTCGCCGCCGCCGCCGCCGGATATTCAAACAGCCGAGGCGCCATTTTTCGGTTGGCTTTTCATTTTGGTCTGTTTCAAGCCCTTATGCCACTCATCGGATGGTTGATCGGCGAACAGGTGGTGGGCTGGGCCGCGCGTATTGATCATTGGATCGCGTTTGGCCTGCTGGCGTTTGTTGGATTTCGTATGATCCGTTCCGGATGGCGGCCGGCCGCGTCCCTGAGCTACGATCCTACACGAGGGAAGATGCTGGTTTTACTATCCCTCGCCACAAGTATCGACGCCTTGGCGGTCGGTCTGAGTTTGGCCATGGTCGGCGTTTCTATTGTACTGCCATGCCTCTTGATCGGTCTTGTAACCGCTACCCTCTCTTTGATGGCGATTTACCTTGGTTCTAGAATCGGCGCCCGGTTTGGGAAGCGCATGGAGATAGCCGGAGGCATCATTCTTGTCTTGATTGGTTTGCGAATATTGGTTTCCCACTTTGTGGCCTAG
- a CDS encoding alpha/beta hydrolase: MVIVLHGGPGAPGYMAPVARGLEDSFRVIEPLQRRSGGEPLTVARHVDDLHEVITKAGKMYGPALVGSSWGAMLALAYAATYPAMAGPLVLIGCGTFDLDARAAMKATIDKRMDESLRIRLKRLPEEFPNPDDQLKSMGDLIQPLHIYKSLAAEPEGESCDARGHHETWDDMVRLQSEGVYPEAFAVIKSPVLMLHGTYDPHPGRMIQESLKPYITQLEYHEWERCGHYPWLETSVRGEFFNILNDWLKRNLPRDY; encoded by the coding sequence ATGGTTATTGTTCTGCATGGCGGCCCAGGGGCGCCGGGTTATATGGCGCCTGTTGCACGCGGGTTGGAGGATTCATTCCGAGTCATTGAACCTCTTCAGCGCCGGAGCGGCGGAGAACCCCTTACGGTCGCCCGCCATGTTGATGATCTGCATGAAGTAATAACAAAGGCGGGCAAAATGTACGGACCCGCGCTTGTGGGATCCTCTTGGGGGGCAATGCTCGCACTTGCCTATGCCGCAACATACCCGGCAATGGCCGGGCCCCTGGTTCTGATTGGATGTGGGACATTTGATCTCGACGCCCGCGCTGCAATGAAGGCCACGATTGATAAACGGATGGATGAATCATTACGGATTCGCTTGAAGCGTCTCCCCGAGGAGTTTCCCAATCCGGATGACCAGCTGAAAAGCATGGGAGATTTGATTCAGCCTCTACACATATATAAATCATTGGCAGCCGAACCCGAGGGGGAGTCCTGCGACGCCCGTGGACATCACGAGACCTGGGATGATATGGTCCGCTTGCAGAGTGAAGGGGTTTACCCCGAGGCGTTTGCAGTCATCAAATCGCCTGTTCTTATGCTTCATGGAACCTACGATCCCCATCCAGGGCGAATGATTCAGGAGAGCCTAAAACCTTACATTACGCAATTGGAGTACCACGAGTGGGAGCGATGTGGGCACTATCCGTGGCTGGAAACATCAGTTCGGGGAGAATTCTTCAACATCCTCAATGATTGGCTCAAGCGGAATCTTCCGCGGGATTATTAA
- a CDS encoding DUF72 domain-containing protein, translating into MSELKIGTCSWKYPSWSGLVYSAPKGIDYLAEYAQKYDSVEIDQWFWSLFEGRSVKLPDIETVRNYKAAVPDSFKFTVKIPNSITLTHYYTKSKAGPLRTNPHFLSVDLFNEFISTLKPLEEMLGSMMFQFEYLNHQKMQSNQEFFNLFENFAKKLPVGFRYAVELRNANYLTDEYFEFLRRNKLDHVFLQGYWMPDISTIYHKGRDAFLECEQVVIRLHGGDRKEIEEKAKQQWNKIVEPRDKELLSVTNMIKDLLNNEVDVYLNINNHYEGSAPLTIDRIRALLAV; encoded by the coding sequence ATGAGTGAGCTTAAGATCGGAACATGCAGCTGGAAATATCCATCTTGGAGCGGGCTCGTATATTCCGCCCCAAAGGGGATTGACTATCTGGCCGAGTATGCTCAGAAGTATGATTCCGTCGAGATCGATCAGTGGTTCTGGTCTCTTTTTGAAGGAAGAAGCGTTAAACTGCCGGATATAGAAACTGTTAGGAATTATAAAGCGGCTGTTCCTGATAGTTTCAAGTTTACGGTCAAGATTCCGAATAGCATCACGTTGACTCATTATTATACGAAATCTAAAGCTGGGCCTCTTAGAACAAACCCCCATTTCTTGTCAGTTGATCTCTTTAACGAATTCATTTCAACCCTCAAACCATTAGAGGAGATGCTGGGCTCTATGATGTTTCAATTCGAGTATTTAAACCATCAAAAGATGCAATCAAACCAGGAATTCTTTAATTTGTTTGAAAATTTTGCAAAAAAATTGCCAGTTGGATTTCGATATGCTGTTGAGCTGAGGAATGCCAATTATCTGACAGATGAATATTTCGAATTTCTCCGGCGAAACAAACTCGACCATGTTTTTCTTCAAGGATACTGGATGCCGGATATTTCTACAATTTATCATAAGGGACGGGATGCATTTCTGGAATGTGAACAGGTAGTGATCCGTCTCCACGGCGGAGACCGGAAAGAGATTGAGGAAAAGGCAAAGCAACAATGGAATAAGATTGTTGAGCCCAGAGACAAGGAATTGCTATCCGTCACAAATATGATCAAGGACTTGCTTAATAATGAAGTGGATGTTTACCTGAATATAAATAATCACTATGAGGGTTCTGCGCCACTCACCATTGATCGAATACGGGCGCTACTGGCGGTATAG
- a CDS encoding DUF302 domain-containing protein, which produces MSYYFAKRLSVTFEAAVEAVTMALKAQGFGILTEIDVKATLKEKLGVDFRKYRILGACNPPFAYKALQAEDKIGLMLPCNVIVQEHDKGEVEVAVIDPVASMNAVGTQDLAAVGMEVQKRLAAVIEGL; this is translated from the coding sequence GTGAGCTACTATTTTGCAAAGCGTTTGAGTGTGACATTTGAGGCGGCCGTTGAAGCTGTGACAATGGCTCTCAAGGCACAGGGATTTGGCATCCTTACGGAAATCGATGTCAAAGCGACGCTTAAGGAAAAACTGGGGGTGGATTTCAGGAAGTACCGGATCCTTGGCGCCTGCAACCCTCCTTTTGCCTACAAAGCGCTGCAAGCAGAAGATAAAATCGGCCTGATGTTGCCATGCAATGTCATTGTTCAGGAGCATGACAAGGGTGAAGTGGAAGTAGCGGTGATTGATCCGGTTGCCTCAATGAACGCTGTGGGTACCCAGGATTTGGCCGCGGTCGGGATGGAGGTTCAAAAGAGACTGGCAGCCGTCATTGAAGGACTTTGA
- a CDS encoding MTH1187 family thiamine-binding protein: MKVIADICIVPIGVGVSVSKYIAVCEGILKDAGLNPRLHGYGTNVEGEWHDVFNAMKECHEEIHKMGAPRISTNLRLGTRVDREQTIEDKLKSVEKKLKTEE, from the coding sequence GTGAAAGTTATCGCAGATATCTGTATTGTTCCGATCGGCGTTGGGGTTTCGGTCTCAAAATACATCGCAGTTTGCGAGGGCATTTTAAAGGATGCCGGATTGAATCCCCGTCTCCACGGATATGGGACGAATGTGGAAGGCGAATGGCATGACGTTTTCAACGCCATGAAAGAATGCCACGAAGAAATCCATAAAATGGGAGCGCCGCGAATCAGCACCAATCTGCGGCTGGGCACACGTGTGGATCGGGAGCAAACAATAGAAGACAAGCTGAAAAGCGTTGAAAAAAAATTAAAAACAGAAGAATAG
- a CDS encoding bifunctional methionine sulfoxide reductase B/A protein, with protein MAKSIFLGLVLMIVFGVAACVDQAQSNRTTDEQTATIQEEDMGFNELTPEEERVIVQKGTEVPFTGKYYNHHEKGTYICKRCGAPLYISDSKFNSGCGWPSFDDEIPGAVEKRTDADGLRTEILCKKCGAHLGHVFTGEEFTEKNTRHCVNSISLEFLPATETRSMQRAIFAGGCFWGMEYFFQNAKGVTSTQVGYVGGDTENPTYKEVCYDSTGHAEAIEVTFDPSKTTYEELAKLFFEIHDPTQVDRQGPDVGAQYRSSVFYLDDDQKSTAEALIEILKTKGYEVATEVQPAGTFWNAEDYHQDYYKKNKQKPYCHAYTKRF; from the coding sequence ATGGCTAAATCGATATTTCTAGGTCTTGTGCTAATGATTGTCTTTGGGGTAGCGGCTTGTGTCGACCAGGCCCAGTCGAATCGAACAACGGATGAACAAACCGCAACAATTCAGGAGGAGGATATGGGGTTTAATGAGCTGACGCCAGAAGAGGAAAGGGTCATTGTTCAGAAGGGCACGGAGGTTCCTTTTACAGGCAAATATTATAACCATCATGAAAAGGGGACATATATTTGTAAGCGGTGCGGCGCCCCTCTATATATTTCGGACAGCAAATTCAATTCTGGATGCGGATGGCCGAGCTTTGATGATGAGATTCCCGGGGCGGTAGAGAAAAGAACGGATGCGGATGGCCTGCGGACAGAAATCCTCTGTAAAAAATGTGGGGCTCATTTGGGGCATGTTTTCACCGGCGAGGAGTTCACCGAAAAGAATACACGCCACTGCGTCAACTCTATCTCCTTAGAATTTTTACCGGCCACTGAGACTCGGTCAATGCAGAGAGCGATTTTTGCAGGCGGATGCTTTTGGGGAATGGAGTATTTTTTCCAGAACGCCAAGGGTGTGACATCAACCCAGGTTGGATATGTTGGAGGAGATACGGAGAATCCCACATATAAAGAGGTTTGTTATGATTCGACGGGTCACGCCGAGGCCATCGAGGTGACCTTTGATCCTTCAAAAACGACATATGAGGAACTGGCAAAGCTCTTTTTTGAAATCCACGATCCCACACAAGTCGATCGACAAGGACCCGATGTCGGGGCGCAATATAGATCTTCAGTATTCTATCTTGACGATGACCAGAAAAGCACTGCGGAAGCTCTCATTGAAATCCTAAAAACAAAAGGGTATGAGGTGGCGACAGAAGTGCAACCGGCAGGCACATTTTGGAATGCGGAAGACTATCATCAGGATTATTATAAAAAGAATAAGCAGAAACCCTATTGCCATGCTTATACGAAACGGTTTTAG
- a CDS encoding metallophosphatase family protein, with the protein MREFRVAAISDIHGNRWALEAVLADIDRRAVDKIVNLGDSIYGPLDPEECARILIERNIFSIRGNEDRIYNLPPSATVDYVMSKISTRTKEWLAGMQSENVIDPSIVMFHGIPGKDDEYLLTAVHSNGTTLRETAEIEKRLENIDQRMVLCGHDHTQRTIGLSGGRRVVNPGSVGLPAYTDTTPYEHIIEAGSPHARYTLIEISPHETRIEEIQVIYDWEMAARRARGNGRLDWAYWLSQGKVSSGSK; encoded by the coding sequence ATGAGAGAGTTCAGAGTTGCCGCCATATCAGATATCCATGGGAACAGGTGGGCGTTAGAGGCCGTTCTCGCAGACATTGATCGGCGGGCTGTTGATAAGATTGTTAATCTTGGAGACAGCATCTACGGCCCATTGGATCCCGAAGAATGCGCGCGGATACTCATTGAACGAAATATCTTCTCAATCAGGGGTAATGAAGATCGAATTTACAATCTTCCCCCGAGCGCCACAGTCGATTATGTGATGAGTAAAATCAGCACCCGAACAAAGGAGTGGCTGGCGGGAATGCAATCCGAAAATGTAATAGATCCTTCAATTGTCATGTTTCATGGAATTCCAGGGAAGGATGATGAATATTTATTAACAGCCGTTCATAGCAATGGGACAACACTCAGAGAAACGGCTGAGATTGAAAAGCGCCTCGAGAATATCGATCAAAGGATGGTACTATGTGGACATGATCACACGCAGAGAACGATCGGCCTATCCGGTGGGCGGCGAGTTGTGAATCCGGGAAGTGTTGGTTTACCGGCCTATACCGATACGACTCCCTACGAGCATATTATTGAAGCGGGAAGTCCGCATGCCCGCTATACCTTGATCGAAATTTCACCACACGAAACACGGATTGAAGAAATTCAGGTGATTTACGATTGGGAAATGGCCGCCCGGCGGGCGAGGGGAAACGGCCGGCTGGATTGGGCCTATTGGCTGAGCCAGGGAAAGGTTTCATCCGGATCCAAGTAG
- a CDS encoding TIGR01777 family oxidoreductase, whose product MKVAIPGARGLIGRRLVRLLLDRGHTPVALTRNAKRLLEAPYSIEWRTWDPDNPETGNMAFQNIDAIVNLSGEPVGSGWWTKKKMKRIRDSRVFGNQRIVDVLSHVSRGPRVYIAGSAVGYYGSRGDEILTESSEKGEGFLAEVSRDLEAQAAKASHFGLRVVLLRTGVVLSGTGGALAKMHQVFKWGLGGKIGDGRQWLPWIHESDIAEIILYCLERHEIEGPVNGTAPNPVPNSEFTQALGAVLGKATPFPIPEVFLKISLGRMAEILTASQRVVPEKLLNSDFQFQYPDLGRGLNDCLKTHGNVIR is encoded by the coding sequence ATGAAGGTGGCCATACCGGGCGCCAGAGGTTTGATCGGGCGTCGCCTCGTGCGCCTCCTGTTGGATAGAGGTCACACGCCGGTTGCTCTAACCAGAAATGCGAAAAGGTTGCTGGAAGCGCCTTATAGTATCGAATGGCGAACTTGGGATCCTGACAACCCCGAAACCGGCAATATGGCTTTTCAGAATATAGATGCAATAGTAAATCTATCTGGGGAGCCGGTTGGTTCAGGCTGGTGGACGAAGAAAAAAATGAAAAGGATCCGCGACTCGAGGGTTTTTGGAAATCAGAGGATTGTAGACGTTTTGTCCCATGTGTCCAGAGGACCCAGAGTGTATATTGCCGGATCTGCTGTTGGTTATTATGGATCGCGAGGCGATGAAATCCTCACGGAATCTTCAGAGAAAGGGGAGGGCTTTCTGGCTGAAGTCAGCCGAGACCTCGAAGCGCAGGCGGCCAAGGCATCCCATTTTGGATTGAGGGTCGTGTTGCTTCGAACCGGGGTGGTGCTATCCGGAACGGGGGGGGCGCTTGCCAAGATGCATCAAGTCTTCAAATGGGGGCTTGGCGGAAAAATCGGGGATGGACGGCAGTGGTTACCCTGGATTCACGAAAGTGATATCGCTGAAATCATTCTCTATTGTCTTGAGAGGCATGAGATCGAGGGGCCGGTCAATGGGACCGCTCCAAATCCAGTCCCAAACAGTGAATTCACGCAAGCCTTGGGTGCGGTTTTGGGAAAAGCGACACCCTTTCCAATACCAGAGGTGTTTTTAAAGATATCCCTTGGGAGGATGGCTGAAATTCTAACGGCAAGCCAGCGAGTTGTCCCTGAGAAACTCCTAAATTCGGACTTTCAGTTTCAATATCCCGATTTGGGTAGGGGATTGAATGACTGTTTGAAAACCCATGGTAATGTTATTCGGTGA
- a CDS encoding YdeI/OmpD-associated family protein, whose product MENFLYITLRNEWRAWLKENHHRSKCIWLIFYKIHSGKALIPYEDAVEEALCFGWIDSIIKKIDADRYARKFTPRKDGSKWSELNKKRARKLIKQKRMLKAGMDKIKIAKENGEWNRPSLSGRPPEVPAAFKAALAKNRKAKEFYARLAPSYQKQFIGWIASAKKGVTRDRRIKEAVYSLERGQKLGMK is encoded by the coding sequence ATGGAAAATTTCCTTTATATCACTCTTAGGAATGAGTGGCGCGCCTGGTTGAAGGAGAATCATCATAGATCGAAGTGTATTTGGCTGATATTTTACAAAATACACTCCGGGAAGGCTCTGATTCCCTATGAGGACGCTGTCGAAGAGGCCTTATGCTTTGGATGGATAGATAGCATTATCAAGAAGATCGATGCCGACAGGTATGCGCGCAAATTTACTCCCCGAAAAGATGGAAGCAAATGGTCGGAGCTTAATAAGAAAAGAGCCAGGAAGCTGATTAAGCAGAAGCGGATGCTCAAAGCAGGAATGGACAAAATCAAGATCGCGAAGGAAAATGGGGAATGGAATAGGCCGTCATTATCCGGCCGGCCGCCAGAAGTCCCGGCTGCGTTCAAGGCGGCATTGGCCAAGAACAGAAAGGCAAAGGAGTTTTATGCAAGGTTGGCGCCCTCTTACCAGAAACAGTTCATAGGCTGGATTGCGAGTGCCAAGAAGGGTGTGACGCGGGACAGGCGGATAAAAGAGGCGGTTTACAGCCTCGAGCGTGGTCAAAAACTGGGCATGAAGTGA
- a CDS encoding class I SAM-dependent methyltransferase: protein MAGEKGFQVTGVDLSDIAIEEAKEKVEQNNLKYVLMVDDFLEWKTCREKFAFVFDRGRYHTFDFREERMRFVRNISKCLKIIGIWMSIIGNANQKRIEPGPRRRSATEVIEAAEPHLEILSLTSEYFGSNGKDPARAWIALFKRG from the coding sequence TTGGCTGGCGAAAAGGGTTTTCAAGTAACCGGAGTGGATCTTTCTGATATTGCCATTGAGGAAGCAAAAGAGAAGGTAGAGCAGAACAATCTCAAATACGTTTTGATGGTCGATGACTTCTTAGAATGGAAAACCTGCCGCGAAAAGTTTGCCTTTGTTTTTGATCGTGGACGTTATCACACATTCGATTTTAGAGAAGAAAGGATGCGATTCGTTCGAAATATCAGCAAGTGCCTCAAAATAATTGGTATATGGATGTCGATTATCGGCAACGCCAATCAAAAAAGAATTGAACCCGGCCCCCGTAGGCGAAGCGCCACAGAAGTTATTGAAGCGGCCGAACCCCATTTAGAGATTCTATCACTCACATCCGAGTATTTTGGGTCAAACGGCAAAGACCCGGCAAGGGCTTGGATTGCCTTGTTCAAAAGAGGATAG